The proteins below come from a single Timaviella obliquedivisa GSE-PSE-MK23-08B genomic window:
- a CDS encoding NAD(P)-dependent alcohol dehydrogenase, which produces MKAIVQVEYGSADVLRLEDIDKPIVQDNEVLVRVYAASVNAGDCYLMRGTPFLTRLMFGGLLKPKIKILGCDVAGRIEAIGKDVMQFQPGDEVFGELSGCGFGAFAEYVCATEAALVLKPASMTFEEAATVPDAALAALQGLRDVGQIQPGQKVLINGASGGVGSFAVQIAKVFNAEVTAVCSTKKMDRVRSLGADYVIDYTQTDITQHGQHYDLILDAAAYRSVFDYLPALTLGGTYVMVGGSIARLFQSMFLGPWISRTRRHKVKCLVSKPNQADLVTLRDLIVAGKIVPFIDRRYNLSEIPAAIRHLEQRQVMGKVAISV; this is translated from the coding sequence ATGAAAGCGATCGTTCAAGTCGAGTATGGTTCAGCGGATGTGTTAAGACTAGAAGACATTGATAAGCCTATAGTTCAGGACAATGAAGTGCTGGTGCGGGTTTATGCTGCTTCCGTCAATGCGGGTGACTGCTACCTGATGCGAGGGACTCCGTTCCTTACTCGCCTGATGTTCGGGGGGCTACTCAAGCCCAAAATCAAGATCCTCGGCTGTGATGTAGCAGGACGGATTGAGGCGATCGGCAAAGACGTAATGCAGTTTCAACCTGGTGATGAGGTTTTTGGAGAATTGTCTGGGTGTGGTTTCGGCGCTTTTGCTGAGTACGTCTGTGCAACCGAAGCAGCATTGGTGTTAAAGCCAGCCAGCATGACCTTTGAAGAAGCTGCAACCGTTCCTGATGCCGCCCTTGCCGCCCTACAGGGACTTCGAGATGTTGGGCAAATTCAGCCGGGGCAAAAGGTATTGATCAATGGTGCATCTGGGGGCGTAGGTTCTTTTGCGGTGCAGATTGCGAAGGTCTTTAACGCTGAGGTGACCGCCGTATGCAGCACGAAAAAAATGGATAGGGTGCGATCGCTCGGCGCAGACTATGTTATTGATTACACTCAAACAGACATCACCCAGCATGGGCAGCATTACGACCTGATTCTTGACGCAGCAGCCTACCGTTCAGTTTTTGACTATCTGCCAGCATTGACTCTTGGGGGAACCTACGTCATGGTTGGCGGCTCCATCGCTCGACTTTTCCAGTCGATGTTTCTCGGCCCTTGGATTTCGAGAACCCGTCGCCATAAAGTGAAATGCTTGGTTTCAAAACCTAATCAAGCAGATCTCGTCACGTTGAGGGATCTGATAGTGGCAGGCAAGATCGTCCCTTTTATCGATCGACGTTACAACCTGAGTGAAATCCCCGCAGCAATTCGCCACCTCGAACAGAGGCAAGTGATGGGGAAAGTCGCCATTAGTGTTTGA
- a CDS encoding TetR/AcrR family transcriptional regulator C-terminal domain-containing protein, whose protein sequence is MAKTSNSNTAPQLPLSRERVLRAALCMADEGGIESLSMRKLAQNLGVQAMSLYNHVSNKSDILDGIVDIVASEIEVPDLGVEWKIAMRQRAISAHEVLLRHPWATMALVSRVNVGPAMLRYVDATLGCLCEAGFSCEMADHAWNAIDSHIYGFTLQELNFPFEATEYSEAAKNGLSLIPADQYPYLNRLTHHVIEGRYDGIHDFEFGLELILNGLDGFRDQQV, encoded by the coding sequence ATGGCTAAGACGAGCAACTCAAATACAGCGCCTCAACTCCCTTTAAGCCGAGAACGGGTGCTGCGCGCGGCACTGTGCATGGCTGACGAAGGTGGCATTGAGTCGCTCTCGATGCGGAAGCTTGCCCAGAATCTGGGTGTTCAGGCAATGTCGCTATACAATCATGTGTCCAACAAGAGCGACATATTGGATGGCATCGTCGATATTGTTGCCAGCGAAATTGAGGTGCCTGATCTGGGTGTTGAGTGGAAAATAGCCATGCGGCAGCGGGCAATCTCGGCTCATGAGGTGCTGTTGCGTCACCCGTGGGCAACAATGGCGCTTGTGTCACGGGTCAATGTAGGGCCAGCTATGTTGCGCTATGTGGATGCGACGCTGGGTTGCCTATGCGAGGCGGGTTTTTCGTGCGAGATGGCTGATCATGCGTGGAATGCGATCGACAGCCATATTTATGGATTTACGCTCCAGGAGCTAAACTTTCCGTTCGAGGCGACAGAGTATTCTGAAGCGGCGAAGAACGGTCTTTCACTGATCCCTGCTGATCAGTACCCTTACCTCAACAGGCTCACGCATCATGTCATTGAGGGGCGTTATGACGGTATTCATGACTTCGAGTTTGGTCTTGAATTGATCCTCAATGGTCTCGACGGGTTTCGAGATCAGCAGGTTTGA
- a CDS encoding cupin domain-containing protein, translating into MSTTRIFNSSDFYQPTDGEPIRSVITEAKDAVVVVWYIKPGQKISPHIHPNGQDTWTILTGQGEYYLDQEGTTKAIGAGDVVIAPVGCVHGVFNNGDAPLVFISVVSPADAGYQLVVSENSFALYS; encoded by the coding sequence ATGAGTACAACTCGGATATTCAACAGTTCTGACTTTTACCAGCCGACAGATGGGGAACCGATTCGCTCGGTTATTACAGAGGCTAAAGATGCTGTTGTCGTGGTCTGGTACATTAAGCCAGGGCAGAAAATTTCCCCACATATCCATCCTAATGGGCAAGATACTTGGACTATTTTAACCGGACAGGGAGAATACTATTTAGATCAAGAAGGTACCACAAAGGCGATCGGAGCAGGAGATGTGGTAATAGCGCCAGTGGGATGTGTGCATGGCGTATTTAATAATGGTGATGCACCACTGGTTTTTATTTCGGTGGTGTCACCTGCTGATGCAGGATATCAACTTGTAGTATCAGAAAATTCTTTCGCTCTTTATTCCTAA
- a CDS encoding GlsB/YeaQ/YmgE family stress response membrane protein: protein MEIISTLVLGLIAGALAKLIYPGTQGGGIFATILLGFVGAFVGGQIAKFLPFLTAVPFANLVTAVIGALILIFLWGLIFRRA from the coding sequence ATGGAAATCATCAGTACTTTGGTACTCGGCTTAATTGCAGGCGCGCTTGCCAAACTTATTTATCCTGGTACTCAAGGCGGCGGTATTTTTGCAACGATCCTTTTAGGATTTGTCGGCGCTTTTGTGGGTGGACAAATTGCTAAATTCTTGCCTTTTCTAACGGCAGTACCCTTTGCCAACCTGGTGACAGCAGTCATTGGCGCACTCATTCTGATTTTCCTATGGGGCTTAATCTTCCGCAGAGCCTAA
- a CDS encoding Uma2 family endonuclease has protein sequence MTTATPKFITLTEFLVFPNIDESPAWEHINGEAIQKPMGGGKHSILQKKIVGVIDRLDSNYEAFPELRCTVGDRSIVPDVSVVERDRVPIDESGEITSIGIEFAPDWVIEILSPNQSQTKVTGNILHCMKNGCRLGWLIDPKEKSVLVYQRDRLPELLRGAEQLLVLEDIDLVLTVEQIFSWLRR, from the coding sequence ATGACCACAGCGACTCCTAAATTCATCACCTTAACGGAATTCCTCGTTTTTCCTAATATCGACGAGTCCCCCGCTTGGGAACACATAAACGGCGAAGCGATTCAAAAACCTATGGGTGGCGGCAAGCACAGCATTTTACAGAAAAAAATAGTGGGAGTGATTGATCGCTTGGACAGCAACTATGAGGCATTTCCTGAGTTGCGCTGTACGGTAGGCGATCGATCGATTGTGCCTGATGTTTCAGTGGTTGAGCGCGATCGGGTTCCGATTGATGAAAGCGGAGAAATTACCAGTATTGGCATTGAGTTTGCACCTGATTGGGTCATTGAAATTCTTTCGCCTAACCAGAGCCAAACTAAGGTAACGGGAAACATATTACACTGCATGAAAAATGGTTGTCGATTGGGTTGGTTAATTGACCCTAAAGAAAAATCAGTCTTAGTTTATCAGCGCGATCGCTTGCCTGAATTGTTAAGGGGTGCCGAGCAACTTCTGGTTTTAGAAGATATTGATTTAGTACTGACAGTTGAGCAAATTTTTAGTTGGTTACGTCGCTAG
- a CDS encoding transposase, whose protein sequence is MSDLLHSIGIDVCKRFLDIHVYTTGKCWRVPNTIIGLLSVRSQFPEPEQVKRIVLESTGGYEREAALWLTQAGYSVAVINARQGRNFARAMNQQAKTDQVDAQILALFGDKITPPVRPLSSEAQQQLDDLVTRRRQLVDILTAERNRMALLRGKAQANVERHIEWLDAQIQDLDQEIEAQIQACQAWRQTQKLVLSVPGVGKVMAATLLSALPMKCQWHRRLNALQKSLSSVNRNFLSKCARWFSLPESSFTTPACSLKYSLYPVRALLFYRMSN, encoded by the coding sequence ATGAGCGACCTTCTCCATTCCATTGGCATTGACGTTTGTAAACGGTTTCTGGATATTCATGTCTATACCACAGGCAAGTGCTGGCGCGTTCCTAATACAATCATTGGATTGTTGTCGGTGCGGTCGCAGTTTCCAGAACCAGAGCAAGTCAAGCGAATTGTTCTAGAATCGACTGGGGGCTATGAACGAGAAGCGGCTTTGTGGCTGACGCAAGCGGGTTATTCAGTGGCGGTGATTAATGCCCGTCAAGGACGCAACTTTGCCAGAGCAATGAATCAACAGGCAAAAACCGATCAAGTCGATGCTCAGATTTTGGCTTTGTTCGGCGATAAAATCACCCCGCCTGTGCGACCGTTATCGAGTGAAGCACAACAGCAACTGGATGATTTAGTCACCCGTCGCCGTCAGTTGGTGGACATCTTAACAGCAGAGCGCAACCGGATGGCTCTGCTGCGGGGAAAAGCGCAAGCGAATGTGGAACGGCATATTGAATGGTTGGATGCGCAAATCCAAGATCTCGATCAGGAGATCGAAGCCCAAATTCAAGCCTGCCAAGCGTGGCGGCAAACTCAGAAACTGGTCTTGAGCGTGCCGGGGGTGGGCAAAGTGATGGCTGCCACGCTCCTGTCTGCCCTACCTATGAAATGTCAATGGCATAGACGTCTAAACGCCTTACAGAAAAGCCTTTCAAGCGTAAACCGTAACTTTCTGTCCAAATGCGCCCGCTGGTTCTCATTGCCAGAATCGAGCTTTACGACTCCTGCCTGCTCTCTAAAGTACAGCCTTTACCCTGTTCGCGCTCTGCTTTTTTACCGGATGTCGAATTAA
- a CDS encoding AraC family transcriptional regulator — MKEATFTVYVTRIVLNFIARHGVNVEELCATSGFNSALLQMPDERIPSSIHLAVWQEAVKQTGDENLALHIGEASNLGNMGIVGYLLINCQTLGDALAKLSRYTSLFCQSAQMKFSVSDGIVFYDYTVTDDVKNYLLEEPHYTIEWTFASFLTAAASLTGQPLRLSAAWFHYASPADTSEYDRIFQTELKFSMPVSRLIFDASCLSWPILSSNSNLLPLFESQAETMLNEMNRGDRYSQKVVQAIIQQLAGDLPAIDAIAHELAISVRQLQRELQAEGITFQKLLDATRKELALQQLKDSTIPIHAIAFLLGFSEPSAFNRAFKRWTGKTPRDYRLIGKELSADSHPNGLFPSDVTN; from the coding sequence ATGAAAGAAGCAACTTTTACCGTTTACGTTACACGTATCGTTCTTAACTTCATTGCGCGCCACGGTGTTAACGTCGAAGAACTTTGTGCAACATCTGGATTTAATTCTGCTCTGTTACAAATGCCCGACGAGCGAATTCCTAGTTCAATCCATCTTGCTGTATGGCAGGAGGCTGTGAAGCAAACAGGCGATGAAAATCTTGCTTTACACATTGGTGAGGCATCTAATTTGGGAAATATGGGTATCGTTGGATATCTCCTTATTAACTGTCAAACTTTGGGGGACGCACTAGCAAAACTCTCTCGCTACACCAGTTTGTTTTGTCAGAGTGCTCAGATGAAATTCTCGGTATCAGATGGAATAGTGTTTTATGACTACACTGTGACGGATGATGTGAAAAACTACCTATTAGAAGAACCGCACTACACGATCGAATGGACTTTTGCATCATTCCTAACTGCGGCGGCATCTCTTACAGGTCAACCACTCCGTCTATCTGCTGCCTGGTTTCACTATGCATCTCCTGCCGATACATCAGAATACGATCGCATTTTTCAAACTGAATTAAAGTTTTCCATGCCTGTGAGTCGGCTGATTTTTGATGCTAGCTGTCTGAGTTGGCCAATTTTATCGAGCAATTCAAATCTGCTGCCGCTGTTTGAAAGTCAGGCTGAAACGATGTTGAATGAGATGAATCGAGGCGATCGCTACTCTCAAAAAGTAGTCCAGGCAATCATTCAACAGCTTGCAGGAGACTTGCCCGCAATTGATGCGATCGCTCACGAGTTAGCCATCAGCGTCCGTCAGTTGCAGCGAGAATTACAAGCTGAAGGCATAACTTTTCAAAAACTACTTGATGCAACCCGCAAAGAATTAGCCCTACAGCAGCTTAAAGATTCCACGATACCGATCCACGCCATTGCTTTTCTGTTGGGCTTTTCAGAACCCAGTGCGTTTAATCGTGCCTTCAAACGCTGGACAGGAAAAACCCCGCGAGACTATCGGCTCATTGGTAAAGAATTAAGTGCCGATAGTCACCCTAACGGGCTTTTCCCTAGCGACGTAACCAACTAA
- a CDS encoding FAD-binding oxidoreductase: protein MKNYDWIVVGGGLAGSALSYELVKVGCSVLLLEQSVAQQGATRYSYGGIAYWSGATPMMRQLCQESVTLHRNLSAELAADTEFREVNLLLTIDPDRSPEQVAATYAGFMTPPALLSVEAACALEPLLNPSAIAAALLLNHGHVSPEAMVKAYNQAFLSLGGDRQVALVKSLSPSSVTTSSETYTSANIAICAGGMSRTLLQQAGLSTRIYYTHAEMIETPPLDLTLQAIVMPAEQQRFEMEDRAAAIDALWDKSNYEVVPPILDVGVVQLQDGSVRIGQVTRAWTDLNPQVDARASEAAMRRGIEKILPVLKDVPGQWRSCLVAFSSDRLPLVGAIPQAPSIHLFSGFSNPFAILPPLARRFAQQVAGQPDEILAQMSPGRFGAEH, encoded by the coding sequence ATGAAAAATTACGATTGGATTGTGGTGGGCGGTGGTTTGGCGGGTTCTGCCCTAAGCTATGAACTTGTAAAAGTGGGGTGCTCGGTGCTTTTACTAGAGCAATCGGTAGCTCAACAAGGTGCCACACGATATAGCTATGGTGGAATTGCTTACTGGTCTGGCGCTACGCCAATGATGCGGCAGTTGTGTCAAGAGTCGGTGACGCTTCACCGTAACTTGTCGGCAGAGTTAGCAGCAGATACAGAATTTCGAGAAGTAAACCTGCTATTGACCATTGACCCTGACCGCAGTCCTGAACAGGTTGCTGCTACTTATGCTGGGTTTATGACTCCACCTGCTTTGCTCAGCGTCGAAGCTGCCTGCGCTCTAGAACCATTGCTGAATCCAAGTGCGATCGCCGCTGCCCTGCTCCTCAACCACGGTCATGTTTCTCCCGAAGCAATGGTGAAAGCTTATAATCAAGCGTTTTTGAGCTTGGGTGGCGATCGACAAGTTGCCCTGGTTAAGAGCCTTTCTCCGTCGAGTGTCACGACTTCCTCAGAAACTTATACCAGTGCCAATATTGCCATCTGTGCTGGAGGGATGAGCCGTACCCTTTTACAACAAGCTGGCTTGTCTACTCGCATTTACTACACTCATGCCGAAATGATTGAAACGCCGCCTCTTGACCTAACGCTACAGGCGATCGTGATGCCTGCTGAACAGCAACGGTTTGAGATGGAGGATCGGGCGGCGGCGATCGATGCATTATGGGATAAATCAAATTATGAGGTTGTTCCCCCAATTTTGGATGTGGGTGTCGTGCAGTTGCAGGATGGCAGCGTGCGAATTGGGCAGGTTACTCGGGCATGGACGGATCTCAATCCTCAAGTGGATGCAAGGGCGAGTGAAGCAGCAATGCGGAGGGGCATTGAGAAAATTTTACCAGTGCTGAAGGATGTTCCTGGGCAATGGCGAAGTTGTTTAGTGGCATTTAGTAGCGATCGCCTTCCCCTTGTCGGGGCGATCCCCCAGGCTCCTAGCATCCATCTCTTTTCAGGTTTTAGCAATCCTTTCGCCATTCTGCCGCCACTAGCTCGGCGCTTTGCCCAGCAAGTGGCTGGACAGCCCGATGAAATTTTGGCGCAAATGTCGCCTGGGCGGTTTGGCGCAGAACACTAA
- a CDS encoding Uma2 family endonuclease: protein MIAAKENRPRLTSEEYFVWEEKQLERHEYIDGEVYAMSGGSVNHGRIAIRFTAMFDTHLDNSSCITGNSDIKVNIVETNNYTYPDASVTCDERDKSTADYFTYPCLIVEVLSDSTEAYDRGGKFRMYRNNPVLQDYLLVSSTSIEMDLYHKNDAGEWIILNYKAGDIIELKSINLSFAIEQVYRGLVLTPEGLPPKGATPEFE from the coding sequence ATGATTGCAGCAAAAGAAAACCGCCCACGGCTTACCTCTGAAGAATATTTTGTCTGGGAGGAAAAGCAGCTAGAAAGGCATGAGTATATTGACGGTGAAGTCTATGCAATGAGCGGCGGTAGTGTCAATCATGGTCGTATTGCCATCCGGTTTACTGCCATGTTCGACACCCACTTAGACAATAGTAGTTGTATAACGGGCAATTCTGACATCAAGGTTAATATTGTCGAAACTAATAACTACACCTATCCAGACGCTAGTGTCACTTGCGATGAACGGGACAAAAGCACTGCCGACTATTTTACTTATCCATGCTTAATCGTTGAGGTTTTGTCAGATAGCACTGAAGCTTATGACCGAGGTGGCAAGTTCAGAATGTACCGAAACAACCCTGTCTTACAAGATTATTTGTTAGTGAGTTCCACCAGTATTGAAATGGATTTATATCACAAGAACGATGCTGGCGAATGGATCATTCTTAATTACAAAGCAGGAGACATCATAGAACTGAAAAGCATCAACCTCAGCTTTGCGATCGAGCAAGTCTATCGCGGTCTTGTGCTAACGCCAGAAGGTCTACCACCAAAGGGAGCAACACCGGAATTTGAATAG